A single Desulfobaccales bacterium DNA region contains:
- the rimO gene encoding 30S ribosomal protein S12 methylthiotransferase RimO — MKICEVLSLTPHFRPRTVFTVSLGCPKNLVDNEIMLGELARQGWQVVAEPEAALVLLVNTCAFIAPAAQEAVDTILELARHKERSPEKRLVVAGCLPQRYGGELLKLLPEVDLFVGVNDFPRLARLLEEQPEGRLHIGAPRFDYAAPQPRLAATPPYLAYLKIAEGCSHRCTFCTIPRIRGPYRSRPLPTLLAEAEELAASGVRELILVAQDTTVYGREWGYRPGLPELLTELARLPGLLWIRLLYGHPSGVTKRLLQVMAAHPQICPYLDLPIQHAHEAVLRRMGRRYTNAELRRLFADIRAILPQAALRTTVMVGFPGETEAEFAALLELAAEVRFLHLGVFVYEPEEGTPAARLKSPVPRRTAKARARRLKALQTRIVKEELQRLVGTVQEVLVEGVSEESEYLLTGRLSLQAPEIDGRVLITAGQGHPGTLQRVRITRVLAPDLLGEIVD; from the coding sequence ATGAAAATCTGCGAGGTCCTGTCTCTGACCCCTCATTTCCGTCCCCGAACTGTCTTCACCGTCTCTTTGGGCTGTCCCAAGAACCTGGTGGACAACGAGATCATGCTGGGAGAGCTGGCCCGGCAGGGCTGGCAGGTGGTGGCGGAGCCCGAGGCCGCCCTTGTCCTGCTGGTGAACACCTGCGCCTTCATCGCCCCTGCCGCCCAGGAGGCGGTGGACACCATCCTGGAGCTCGCCCGGCATAAAGAGCGGTCGCCGGAAAAGCGCCTGGTGGTGGCGGGCTGCCTGCCCCAGCGTTACGGGGGCGAGCTCCTGAAGCTCCTGCCGGAGGTGGACCTCTTCGTGGGGGTGAACGACTTCCCCCGGCTGGCCCGGCTCCTGGAGGAGCAGCCCGAGGGACGTCTCCATATCGGCGCCCCCCGCTTTGATTATGCCGCGCCTCAGCCCCGGCTGGCCGCCACCCCGCCTTACTTGGCCTACCTCAAGATCGCCGAGGGCTGCAGTCACCGGTGCACCTTCTGCACCATCCCCCGTATCCGGGGGCCGTATCGCAGCCGGCCCCTGCCGACGCTCCTTGCCGAAGCGGAGGAGCTGGCGGCCTCAGGGGTGCGGGAGCTCATCCTGGTGGCCCAGGACACCACCGTCTACGGCCGGGAGTGGGGCTATCGCCCGGGACTGCCGGAGCTGCTCACCGAGCTGGCCCGTCTGCCCGGCTTGCTGTGGATCCGCCTCCTCTATGGCCACCCCTCCGGAGTGACGAAGCGGCTGTTGCAGGTGATGGCCGCCCATCCCCAGATCTGCCCGTACTTGGACCTCCCCATCCAGCACGCCCACGAGGCGGTGCTCAGGCGCATGGGCCGACGCTACACCAACGCCGAGCTCCGGCGGCTGTTTGCCGACATCCGGGCAATTCTGCCCCAGGCGGCGCTTCGCACCACGGTGATGGTGGGCTTCCCCGGCGAGACCGAGGCGGAGTTCGCCGCCCTCCTGGAGCTGGCCGCCGAGGTGCGTTTCCTGCACCTGGGAGTATTTGTTTATGAACCGGAAGAGGGCACTCCTGCCGCCCGACTCAAATCCCCGGTGCCCCGGCGCACCGCCAAGGCCCGGGCCCGCCGCCTCAAGGCCCTGCAGACCCGCATCGTCAAAGAGGAACTGCAGCGGCTGGTGGGCACGGTGCAGGAGGTGCTGGTGGAAGGGGTGAGCGAGGAGAGCGAGTACCTGCTCACCGGCCGCCTGAGCCTCCAGGCCCCGGAGATTGACGGCCGGGTGCTCATCACCGCCGGCCAGGGCCACCCAGGCACCCTGCAACGGGTGCGGATAACCCGGGTGCTGGCGCCGGATCTCTTGGGAGAGATTGTGGACTGA
- a CDS encoding sigma-54 dependent transcriptional regulator, translated as MGVILVVDDDPQLRMSFEKLLTEEGHTVLTAASGEAAVALVQEKVPDLVIMDVRMAGMSGLEAFAAIHAREPHLPVIIMTAYGTTETAIEATRLGAFDYILKPFEIPDILALIDQALEAGRCMRSRVEVDVPPQAAAGEALIGKSRPMQEVYKAIGRVAPTDATVLIRGESGTGKELVARAIYQYSLRARKAFLVINCVAIPETLLESELFGYEKGAFTGAVHRRVGKFEQADGGTVFLDEIGDMPFSIQAKILRLLQEKKLERLGGRETIPVDVRILAATNRDLEAALAEGRFREDLYFRLNVVTIWLPPLRERADDIPLLADYFLARFSREMGLNNPGLAPEALALLQRHHWPGNVRELANVLQKALIFSRGYPIRPQDIVQALGGEAEARGEEPPGEEALRRWVRHLLLSKGDRSPHLFDGALEVVGRLLVSEALELTGGNRSQAARLLGLSRPTLLAKIDRYQLKIATTVKTDSTS; from the coding sequence ATGGGCGTCATTCTGGTCGTCGATGATGATCCACAGCTCCGGATGAGCTTTGAAAAGCTCCTCACCGAAGAGGGGCATACGGTGCTCACCGCCGCCAGCGGCGAGGCGGCCGTGGCCCTGGTGCAGGAGAAAGTCCCGGATCTGGTGATCATGGACGTGCGCATGGCCGGGATGAGCGGGCTGGAGGCCTTTGCCGCCATCCATGCCCGGGAGCCCCACCTGCCGGTCATCATCATGACCGCCTACGGTACCACTGAGACCGCCATTGAGGCCACCCGTCTGGGGGCCTTTGATTATATCCTCAAGCCCTTTGAAATCCCGGACATCTTAGCCCTCATCGACCAGGCCCTGGAGGCCGGGCGTTGCATGCGCTCCCGGGTGGAGGTGGACGTTCCCCCTCAGGCCGCCGCCGGGGAGGCCCTCATCGGCAAGAGCCGGCCCATGCAGGAGGTCTACAAGGCCATCGGCCGGGTGGCCCCCACCGACGCCACGGTCCTCATCCGGGGGGAGTCGGGCACCGGCAAGGAGCTGGTGGCCCGGGCCATCTACCAATACAGCCTCCGGGCCCGCAAGGCCTTTTTGGTCATCAACTGCGTCGCCATCCCCGAGACCCTCCTGGAAAGCGAGCTCTTCGGCTATGAGAAGGGGGCCTTCACCGGCGCGGTGCACCGCCGGGTGGGCAAATTCGAGCAGGCGGACGGGGGCACCGTCTTTCTGGATGAAATCGGCGACATGCCCTTCAGCATCCAGGCCAAGATCCTGAGGCTGCTCCAGGAAAAGAAGCTGGAACGCCTGGGCGGCCGGGAGACCATCCCGGTGGACGTGCGCATCCTGGCCGCCACCAACCGGGACCTGGAGGCCGCCCTGGCGGAGGGACGCTTCCGGGAGGACCTCTACTTCCGCCTCAATGTGGTGACCATCTGGCTGCCGCCGTTGAGGGAGCGGGCCGACGACATTCCGCTCCTGGCCGACTACTTCCTGGCCCGCTTCTCCCGGGAGATGGGCCTCAATAACCCCGGACTGGCTCCGGAGGCCCTGGCCCTGCTCCAACGCCACCACTGGCCGGGCAACGTCCGGGAGCTGGCCAACGTCCTGCAGAAGGCCCTCATCTTCAGCCGGGGTTACCCCATCCGGCCCCAGGACATCGTCCAGGCCCTGGGCGGCGAAGCCGAGGCCCGGGGTGAGGAGCCCCCTGGGGAGGAGGCTCTCCGGCGCTGGGTGCGCCACCTCCTCCTCTCCAAGGGCGACCGCAGCCCCCATCTCTTTGACGGCGCCCTGGAGGTGGTGGGCCGCCTGCTGGTGAGCGAAGCCCTGGAGCTCACCGGCGGCAACCGCAGCCAGGCGGCCCGGCTCCTGGGGCTCTCCCGGCCCACGCTCCTGGCCAAGATCGACCGCTACCAGCTCAAGATCGCCACCACCGTGAAGACTGATTCCACCTCATGA
- a CDS encoding ATP-binding protein yields MWQRLSLRTRILLLLTALVLITLAGGLVSFWHNEATEQVFTSLADRHLAAFQAAEELENALLRQKGYLTYFFIDGQSRWLEELERHHQAFLRALEKARATAHTPPMADNIAQIWEHYQAYQETRAGVIELYRQGRKEEGWRRHQEARGQYAAIIDLCERLKLTHDYAISRTLSENRQRIRLINTLTTGALITVVGLGALLLYVLFRQILEPLRRLAQDASQVSPSDEVTAVSRRMQTLKEDIDQAQSQLEKSQESLLQAEKLALVGKLAAGVAHSIRNPLTSVKMRLFSLGRHLNLTPTQKEDLEVISQEIRHIDTIVRSFLEFSRPPKLKMQPVSLSEVVDSTLTLLRQRLESYGVTVEVQRSGRLPETQGDPEQLKEMLVNLLLNACEAMPHGGHIVIQEGRGQMAALGPVVSVTVKDSGPGIPASIRDKIFQPFFSTKEEGTGLGLPIVQRIVTEHGGLIQVNSAEGRGAAFTITLPLRDEAAILPTAAG; encoded by the coding sequence ATGTGGCAGCGCCTCAGCCTGCGCACCCGGATCCTGCTGCTTCTTACCGCCCTGGTGCTCATCACCCTGGCGGGCGGATTGGTGAGCTTCTGGCACAATGAGGCCACGGAGCAGGTCTTCACCAGCCTGGCGGACCGCCATCTGGCCGCCTTCCAGGCCGCCGAGGAGTTGGAAAACGCCCTGCTGCGCCAGAAAGGCTACCTCACCTATTTTTTCATTGACGGCCAATCCCGGTGGCTGGAGGAACTGGAGCGGCACCACCAGGCCTTTCTCCGGGCCCTGGAGAAGGCCCGGGCCACCGCCCACACGCCTCCCATGGCCGACAACATCGCCCAGATCTGGGAACATTATCAGGCCTACCAAGAGACCCGGGCAGGGGTGATCGAGCTCTACCGGCAGGGGCGCAAGGAGGAAGGCTGGCGGCGCCATCAGGAGGCCCGGGGGCAGTACGCCGCCATCATCGACCTCTGCGAACGCCTGAAACTCACCCACGATTACGCCATCAGTCGCACCCTCAGTGAAAACCGGCAGCGGATCAGGCTGATCAATACCCTGACCACCGGGGCCCTCATCACCGTGGTGGGTCTGGGGGCCCTGCTGTTGTATGTTTTGTTCCGGCAGATCCTGGAGCCCCTGCGTCGCCTGGCCCAGGACGCCTCCCAGGTCAGCCCCTCCGATGAAGTCACGGCCGTCAGCCGGCGGATGCAGACGCTCAAGGAGGACATTGACCAGGCCCAGAGCCAGTTGGAGAAGAGTCAGGAAAGCCTCCTCCAGGCGGAGAAGCTGGCTTTGGTGGGCAAACTGGCCGCCGGGGTGGCCCACAGCATCCGCAACCCCCTCACCTCCGTAAAGATGCGCCTCTTTTCCCTGGGCCGGCACCTCAACCTCACCCCCACCCAAAAAGAGGACCTGGAGGTCATCTCCCAGGAGATCCGCCATATCGACACCATCGTGCGTTCCTTCCTGGAATTCTCCCGGCCGCCGAAACTGAAGATGCAGCCGGTCAGCCTCTCGGAGGTGGTGGACAGCACCCTCACCCTCTTAAGGCAGCGGCTGGAATCCTACGGGGTGACGGTGGAAGTGCAGCGCTCGGGCCGCCTCCCGGAAACCCAGGGCGACCCGGAACAGCTCAAGGAGATGTTGGTGAATCTGCTCCTCAATGCCTGCGAGGCCATGCCTCACGGCGGTCACATCGTCATCCAGGAAGGGCGGGGGCAGATGGCGGCCCTGGGGCCGGTGGTGAGTGTCACGGTCAAAGACAGCGGCCCGGGCATCCCGGCCTCCATCCGGGACAAGATCTTCCAGCCCTTTTTCAGCACCAAGGAGGAGGGCACCGGCCTGGGGCTCCCCATTGTGCAGCGCATCGTCACTGAACACGGCGGCCTCATCCAGGTCAACTCGGCGGAGGGCCGGGGAGCCGCCTTTACCATTACCCTGCCGCTGAGGGACGAGGCGGCGATACTCCCCACTGCCGCCGGGTGA
- a CDS encoding tetratricopeptide repeat protein, which produces MRPGRRAIIFLTAVMVVWSAPALSRTGGPTLRELQQAVAANPKNPQARYMLGLKYEIEGRPQLALKEYAEALKLKPDYPEVLLRSGEVKFMQGDAAAGIREVEKALKLKPQNPQAREALAFMYGRQGLTQIEQGRLQEAQASLQAALQYNPQDDAALNNLGVILSQMGRLAEAREAFQAAAQANPNNPQAQFNLGVAYLLEGNKEGALQQYTILGLTRPQEAAELFALISFPDRSGMDPSYGKFRSAVPDRYPESFRTPPTPDYPSALQTAPGLDTSGRYPSSLPGSQLR; this is translated from the coding sequence ATGAGACCAGGCCGGCGGGCCATCATTTTTCTGACCGCAGTGATGGTCGTTTGGTCGGCTCCGGCCCTGTCGCGCACGGGCGGACCCACCTTGCGGGAGCTGCAGCAGGCGGTGGCAGCCAATCCCAAAAACCCCCAGGCCCGCTACATGTTGGGGCTGAAGTACGAAATCGAGGGCCGGCCCCAATTGGCCCTCAAGGAATACGCCGAGGCCCTGAAGCTCAAGCCCGACTATCCGGAGGTGCTGTTGCGCTCCGGGGAAGTGAAGTTCATGCAGGGGGATGCCGCGGCCGGCATCCGGGAGGTGGAGAAGGCCCTGAAGCTCAAACCCCAAAACCCCCAGGCCCGGGAGGCCCTGGCTTTCATGTACGGCCGCCAGGGCTTGACCCAGATCGAGCAGGGCCGTCTTCAGGAAGCCCAGGCATCCCTGCAGGCCGCCTTGCAATACAATCCGCAGGACGACGCTGCCCTCAACAATTTGGGGGTGATCCTGAGCCAGATGGGACGCCTGGCCGAAGCCCGGGAGGCCTTCCAGGCCGCGGCCCAGGCCAATCCCAACAACCCCCAGGCCCAGTTCAACCTGGGGGTGGCCTATCTCCTGGAAGGCAACAAGGAGGGGGCCCTGCAGCAATACACCATCCTGGGCCTGACCCGGCCCCAGGAGGCGGCGGAGCTCTTTGCCCTCATCTCCTTTCCCGACCGCTCCGGCATGGATCCTTCTTACGGCAAATTCCGCAGCGCGGTGCCTGACCGCTATCCGGAGAGCTTCCGCACGCCTCCTACCCCCGATTATCCCTCGGCCTTGCAGACCGCGCCCGGTTTGGACACCAGCGGCCGCTATCCCAGCTCCCTGCCCGGCAGCCAGCTGCGGTGA